The following proteins are encoded in a genomic region of Terriglobia bacterium:
- a CDS encoding GntG family PLP-dependent aldolase, translating into MGQSRVDLRSDTVTRPTPAMRRAMAEAEVGDDVYREDPTVNRLQERAAEIFNREAALLVPSGTMGNQTALKVHTRPGREVICEARAHIYNHEMGMMGAFSGVVPRTIVAEDGIMRWEQVEPLIRRRSDHHASTGLVELENTSNLAGGSVYPLAISDEICDRAHQRGLPVHLDGARIFNASVALGRSVVELTRKFDSIMFCLSKGLGAPVGSMVLGCKDFIEEARLVRKMLGGGMRQAGILAAAGLVALEESPTRLHIDHENAKFLAEGLAEIPGVEIDPAKVVTNILFFDVSASGLTAREVSKRLAAQGVLANPTGASILRMVTHFDVDHAGCERALSVLRAVLAVAQNSVGA; encoded by the coding sequence ATGGGTCAATCAAGGGTTGATCTGCGCAGTGACACGGTGACTCGTCCGACGCCGGCAATGCGACGTGCAATGGCAGAGGCGGAAGTGGGCGATGACGTGTACCGCGAAGACCCAACGGTCAATCGTCTCCAGGAGCGCGCTGCCGAAATTTTCAACCGTGAAGCCGCACTCCTGGTTCCTTCAGGCACCATGGGGAATCAGACGGCGCTCAAGGTCCACACGCGGCCTGGCCGGGAGGTGATTTGCGAGGCGCGCGCACACATTTACAATCACGAAATGGGTATGATGGGAGCTTTTTCGGGTGTCGTGCCAAGGACGATTGTAGCCGAGGACGGGATCATGCGATGGGAGCAGGTCGAACCCCTCATCCGCCGCCGCAGTGATCATCACGCCAGTACGGGTTTGGTTGAATTGGAGAACACGTCAAATCTTGCAGGCGGGTCCGTTTATCCGCTTGCAATCTCCGATGAAATATGTGACCGTGCGCATCAGCGGGGCCTGCCGGTCCACCTGGACGGCGCCCGGATCTTTAACGCCAGCGTAGCGCTCGGACGCTCTGTAGTGGAACTGACGCGAAAATTTGACTCCATCATGTTTTGTCTGTCCAAGGGGCTGGGCGCGCCGGTGGGGTCAATGGTGCTGGGGTGCAAGGACTTCATCGAAGAGGCGCGGCTTGTCCGCAAGATGCTGGGTGGTGGAATGAGGCAGGCGGGAATTCTGGCCGCAGCCGGACTGGTGGCGCTTGAAGAAAGCCCGACGCGCCTCCATATTGATCATGAAAATGCGAAGTTCCTGGCAGAAGGACTGGCGGAAATCCCCGGCGTGGAAATCGATCCGGCCAAGGTCGTAACAAACATCCTCTTTTTCGATGTGTCGGCCAGCGGACTCACCGCCAGGGAAGTCTCAAAGCGTCTGGCCGCGCAGGGTGTGCTGGCGAACCCTACGGGCGCCTCAATCCTGCGCATGGTGACGCACTTTGACGTTGACCACGCAGGTTGCGAGCGGGCGCTCAGCGTGCTGCGGGCGGTTCTCGCGGTCGCGCAAAATTCCGTAGGAGCGTGA
- the lepB gene encoding signal peptidase I, with protein MPTVYSKRRWALFEGRYWLRDIVLALLLAFTVFLFLYQPVQVEGTSMLPVLKNHERIVVNRFAYHVESIQRGDIIVFYYPLDPSESFIKRVVGLPGDWVSIRDGQVFVNGRRLHEPYLRPAYADSATYAPVHVAPNHYYVLGDHRDFSNDSREWGQVARKYIYGKAAFAYWPPGDAGLLR; from the coding sequence GTGCCCACGGTCTACTCGAAGCGGCGATGGGCATTATTTGAAGGCCGGTATTGGCTGCGGGATATCGTTCTCGCGCTGTTGCTGGCCTTCACGGTCTTCCTGTTTCTTTACCAGCCGGTACAGGTTGAAGGCACCAGCATGCTGCCGGTTCTGAAGAACCACGAGCGCATTGTGGTCAACAGGTTTGCGTATCATGTTGAATCCATCCAACGTGGCGACATCATTGTGTTCTACTATCCGCTGGATCCTTCAGAATCGTTTATCAAGCGGGTTGTCGGGCTGCCCGGGGACTGGGTGAGCATTCGAGATGGGCAGGTCTTCGTGAACGGCAGGCGGCTGCATGAACCTTATCTCCGGCCGGCTTATGCGGACAGTGCGACCTATGCGCCCGTCCATGTGGCCCCGAACCATTATTACGTTTTGGGCGACCATCGGGATTTTTCAAACGACAGCCGCGAGTGGGGACAGGTTGCGCGAAAATATATCTACGGGAAGGCGGCGTTTGCCTATTGGCCTCCCGGTGATGCGGGCTTGCTGCGCTAG
- a CDS encoding dihydrodipicolinate synthase family protein: protein MTRKEILDRIKGVFVPVVTPFNTRGDLDEAGFRSNVRRYVGQGFNGILIAGSTGEGPYLTERERMRLVELARPLVPAPEILLVGTGVEATRQTIHLSKEALKRGADALLVLTPGYFKNRMDSAALTAHFSAVADAVQRPVLIYSIPQFTGINIDPETIARLSRHGNIVGLKESSGNLEFLRDVLTKSKAGFRVLAGSALIMLDAFQAGAAGAVLGPANYIPDLCLGIYNRYLQGDFAGARQVQQSILSLVQEVNVRAGIPGIKYALDLCGYRGGKPRSPLLPLSRVEGRKVAAALREVGIHPKKFQAA from the coding sequence ATGACAAGGAAAGAAATTCTCGATCGGATTAAAGGGGTCTTTGTTCCCGTAGTGACACCCTTCAATACGCGCGGCGATCTTGACGAGGCGGGGTTCCGTTCCAACGTGCGGCGGTATGTAGGGCAGGGATTTAATGGCATTCTCATCGCAGGGTCAACCGGCGAGGGTCCGTACCTGACCGAGCGCGAACGGATGCGCCTGGTGGAACTGGCCCGGCCATTGGTTCCCGCCCCAGAAATCCTGCTGGTCGGTACTGGCGTTGAAGCAACACGCCAGACAATCCATTTGAGCAAGGAGGCCCTGAAACGAGGGGCCGATGCTTTGCTGGTGCTGACGCCAGGTTACTTCAAGAACCGCATGGATTCAGCCGCGCTCACCGCGCACTTTTCGGCCGTGGCCGACGCCGTGCAGCGGCCCGTGTTGATCTATTCAATTCCGCAGTTTACCGGCATCAATATTGACCCGGAGACGATTGCGCGCCTCTCGCGCCACGGCAACATTGTTGGCCTCAAAGAGAGTTCCGGTAACCTGGAGTTCCTGCGCGATGTTTTGACGAAATCCAAGGCAGGATTTCGCGTCCTGGCAGGCTCGGCATTGATCATGCTGGACGCTTTCCAGGCAGGAGCAGCGGGCGCTGTTCTGGGCCCCGCAAACTACATACCGGACCTGTGCCTTGGAATCTACAATCGATACCTCCAGGGCGATTTTGCCGGCGCCAGGCAAGTTCAGCAGAGCATCCTGTCCCTCGTCCAGGAAGTAAACGTTCGCGCCGGGATACCTGGGATCAAATACGCACTCGATTTGTGCGGTTACCGCGGCGGAAAACCCCGAAGCCCTCTGCTGCCCTTAAGCCGCGTCGAAGGACGGAAGGTGGCTGCTGCCCTGAGGGAGGTCGGCATCCACCCGAAGAAGTTCCAGGCGGCCTGA
- the carA gene encoding glutamine-hydrolyzing carbamoyl-phosphate synthase small subunit — protein sequence MQAVLALEDGRIFRGRGYGAAGERFGEAVFNTSLSGYQEILTDPSYAGQIVCLTYPHIGNYGTNPLDSESSSPYAEGLVVRELAELASNWRSVESASAFLADFGVPVISDIDTRALVRHLRTHGSMRAVLSTVDFDEQSLLRKVKASPDMVGLDLASRVTTSARYDWSEPSTDIYQDQAAAEGKVPRHVVAYDFGIKHNILRRLVDTGSRVTVVPASTSAADVLALKPDGVFLSNGPGDPEPVDYAVRNIRDLTGRVPIFGICLGHQLVGLALGGKTYKLKFGHHGGNHPVINLETNKVEITAHNHGFAVDPDSLKDSEVTLTHRNLNDNTLEGLRHRSLPLFTVQYHPEASPGPHDSAYLFDQFVRLMEEFKSGGGA from the coding sequence ATGCAGGCGGTTCTTGCTTTAGAGGATGGAAGGATTTTTCGCGGGCGGGGATACGGCGCTGCCGGCGAACGTTTTGGCGAAGCGGTTTTCAACACTTCGCTTTCCGGTTACCAGGAAATCCTCACAGATCCTTCCTACGCCGGCCAGATTGTGTGCCTTACGTATCCGCACATCGGCAACTACGGCACCAACCCGCTGGATTCAGAATCATCTTCTCCCTACGCCGAAGGGCTGGTGGTCCGCGAACTGGCCGAACTCGCCAGCAATTGGCGGTCGGTGGAATCAGCTTCAGCGTTTCTGGCGGATTTTGGAGTGCCGGTGATATCCGACATCGACACGCGCGCGCTGGTGCGCCACCTCCGGACCCACGGCAGCATGCGGGCCGTGTTGTCTACGGTAGATTTTGATGAGCAGAGCCTTCTGCGAAAGGTGAAGGCCTCGCCGGATATGGTCGGGCTGGACCTCGCCAGCCGCGTGACGACTTCAGCGCGCTACGACTGGAGCGAGCCCTCGACCGATATTTATCAGGACCAGGCAGCGGCGGAAGGCAAAGTGCCGCGCCATGTCGTGGCTTACGATTTCGGCATCAAGCACAACATCCTGCGGCGGCTGGTGGATACCGGGTCCAGGGTAACAGTGGTTCCGGCAAGCACCTCGGCCGCGGATGTATTGGCCCTGAAACCGGACGGAGTATTCCTTTCCAACGGGCCGGGCGACCCTGAGCCCGTCGATTATGCGGTGCGAAACATCCGCGACCTTACAGGGCGAGTGCCCATCTTCGGAATCTGTCTGGGCCATCAACTGGTGGGACTGGCGCTTGGCGGAAAGACCTATAAGCTGAAATTCGGGCACCATGGCGGCAACCATCCGGTGATCAATCTTGAGACCAACAAGGTGGAGATTACGGCGCACAACCACGGTTTTGCTGTTGACCCCGACTCGTTGAAGGACAGTGAAGTAACGCTGACGCACCGGAATTTGAATGACAATACCCTCGAAGGACTGCGCCACCGCTCGTTGCCGCTTTTCACCGTGCAGTATCATCCGGAAGCCTCGCCTGGGCCGCATGATTCGGCGTACCTGTTCGACCAGTTTGTGAGATTGATGGAGGAGTTCAAGTCTGGAGGCGGTGCATGA
- a CDS encoding secondary thiamine-phosphate synthase enzyme YjbQ — MSEQQARAPSAEKPKNQRHTLHIETNSRVEFRDVTSQIEQLVEKSEIESGQCHVFVPHTSAAVLINENYDPGLREDIADFLKRLAPTAAGYRHNDGNCDSHLKATLLGATRTLLIEDHRLLLGRWQGVYFCEFDGPRRRDLYVKLVSD; from the coding sequence ATGTCTGAGCAGCAAGCACGGGCCCCAAGCGCGGAAAAACCGAAAAATCAGCGCCACACTCTTCATATTGAGACCAACTCCCGCGTGGAGTTTAGAGATGTTACCAGCCAGATCGAGCAGTTGGTCGAGAAATCGGAAATCGAGAGCGGCCAGTGCCACGTGTTCGTTCCGCATACCAGCGCGGCGGTCCTGATCAACGAAAACTACGACCCAGGTCTCCGCGAGGACATTGCGGACTTCCTCAAGCGGCTTGCGCCTACCGCCGCTGGTTATCGCCACAACGACGGCAACTGCGACTCTCACCTCAAGGCAACCCTCCTCGGCGCCACCAGAACACTTCTGATTGAGGACCATCGCCTGCTGCTCGGCCGCTGGCAAGGCGTATACTTTTGTGAATTTGACGGACCTCGCCGGCGAGACCTCTACGTCAAGCTTGTCTCGGATTAG
- the hemW gene encoding radical SAM family heme chaperone HemW, with translation MEMLGLYIQVPFCASKCSFCNFSSRVARADVYDAYCQAVVREIDSLPEIYGRAGIAPTIFQKSVDSVYIGGGTPSLLGADRLNQMVAGLHRLFRFSPNVEFTLEVTPGSADKDFLKHVRTLGINRLSIGAQSFDDGELCSVGRLHSADDTRALIRTARDEGFDNVSLDLIAGLPHQTPGSWNSSLDSAIAQTPEHLSLYLFEIDEKSRLGGEVLRHGIRYHAGEIPDDDFMVDAYELGRERLRQAGYRHYEISNFAVSGRESIHNRKYWQLEPYLGLGAGAHSSDGQFRWENATAVEEYERRLAQGESPICEQRRVNSEAQLEEFFFLGLRQLDGINLIEARRRWGSGLLDRWTQKIRSLESDGWLELHNGRVRLAEKALLVSNEIFQEFVGV, from the coding sequence ATGGAAATGCTCGGCCTTTACATCCAGGTCCCTTTCTGTGCCTCAAAGTGCAGTTTCTGCAATTTCAGTTCGCGAGTAGCTCGCGCGGACGTCTATGACGCCTACTGCCAGGCCGTGGTCCGGGAAATCGACAGCCTACCGGAAATTTATGGGAGGGCTGGAATAGCGCCGACTATATTCCAGAAATCCGTGGACTCGGTTTACATAGGGGGAGGAACGCCCTCACTCCTTGGAGCCGATCGCCTCAATCAGATGGTCGCTGGACTTCACCGGCTGTTCCGGTTTAGTCCCAACGTGGAATTCACTTTGGAAGTCACGCCGGGATCGGCGGACAAGGATTTTCTAAAACATGTCCGGACTCTCGGCATTAACCGCCTCAGTATCGGTGCACAGTCCTTTGATGATGGCGAGCTGTGCTCTGTCGGACGGCTACACTCTGCTGATGACACCCGAGCATTGATTCGAACCGCGCGTGATGAGGGCTTTGATAACGTCAGCCTGGATTTGATTGCCGGGCTGCCGCACCAGACGCCAGGCTCCTGGAACTCTTCATTAGATTCTGCGATCGCGCAGACGCCAGAGCACCTCTCCCTCTATCTTTTCGAAATTGACGAGAAGAGCCGCCTGGGCGGTGAAGTACTGCGCCACGGCATACGCTATCACGCTGGGGAAATCCCGGATGATGATTTCATGGTTGATGCATACGAACTGGGGCGCGAGCGATTGCGCCAGGCGGGCTACCGTCACTATGAGATTTCAAATTTCGCGGTTTCGGGCCGCGAATCGATCCATAACCGGAAATATTGGCAGTTGGAACCGTACCTGGGCCTGGGCGCAGGCGCACACTCTTCCGACGGGCAATTCCGTTGGGAAAACGCCACGGCGGTGGAAGAATACGAAAGGCGCCTGGCACAGGGAGAGTCGCCAATCTGCGAGCAGCGGCGGGTGAACTCCGAAGCGCAATTGGAGGAGTTCTTTTTTCTCGGACTTCGCCAGTTGGATGGGATTAATCTGATCGAGGCCCGTCGCCGCTGGGGCAGCGGACTCCTTGACCGGTGGACTCAGAAGATCCGGTCGCTTGAAAGTGACGGTTGGCTTGAGCTGCACAACGGCCGGGTGCGCCTGGCGGAAAAAGCGCTCCTGGTTTCAAACGAGATCTTCCAGGAATTCGTCGGCGTCTAA
- the bshC gene encoding bacillithiol biosynthesis cysteine-adding enzyme BshC — MDTVSLPLSQVPKSSKLLVDYVERHGKVARYYNGSPFSAETYDNLREKLQDVQIDRETLVGVLLKQNKAFGAGQDTLQNIQRLSRPETLAVVTGQQVGLLSGPAFTLYKALTAVRLSQSLNERGMTTVTVFWLASEDHDLEEVAQTYALNDEYEAVHLHDPGDRPAPQSAVGRVKLTESISGVLDRLKSLLQTSGNGAQLLDDLRIAYRPGNTWSHAFAQFLTRLFDRWGVILLDPMDAAIHALAAPIYWKALRQAVEFRSLLQARSIELVKAGYHAQVHIAEDSTLLFADREGNRLPVHGPAAGGKEFSIGDRQTASFSELENEIKDRPLNFSANVLLRPVVQDSLLPTIAYVAGPSELAYLGQSQVLYSALNRPMPAVFPRCGFTLLDRRVERWMEKYQVTAEDVWLGQDHLSQRIAATALSEGWSERFDQTEKELAELLSRLRKDIEVLDPTLLDTLNHAEEKIQYQVEKLKAKLTRSVLSRSDVLARHEQALLRAIMPEKELQERLVSGVYFLGRAGYGLLDRLLDQIPADSSGHYIMSF, encoded by the coding sequence ATGGATACCGTATCGCTGCCGCTTTCTCAAGTCCCGAAATCGAGCAAGCTCCTGGTGGACTACGTGGAGCGGCACGGCAAGGTTGCCCGATATTACAACGGCTCTCCCTTTTCTGCCGAAACTTATGACAATCTCAGAGAGAAGCTTCAAGACGTTCAAATTGATCGAGAGACACTTGTCGGTGTTCTGCTGAAACAAAACAAGGCTTTCGGAGCCGGCCAGGATACCTTGCAGAACATTCAGCGACTCAGCCGTCCGGAGACTCTGGCGGTTGTAACCGGGCAGCAGGTTGGGCTCTTATCGGGTCCGGCCTTCACCCTTTATAAGGCTTTAACGGCGGTGCGGTTGTCGCAGTCGCTCAACGAACGAGGGATGACAACCGTAACGGTATTCTGGCTGGCCTCCGAAGACCACGACCTGGAGGAGGTAGCCCAAACCTACGCTTTGAACGACGAATATGAGGCCGTTCATTTGCACGACCCTGGAGACCGGCCCGCACCCCAATCAGCCGTTGGCCGGGTAAAACTGACGGAGAGCATTTCCGGAGTGCTCGACCGGCTGAAATCTCTCCTCCAAACTTCCGGCAATGGCGCTCAATTGCTTGACGACCTGCGTATCGCGTATCGGCCCGGAAACACGTGGTCACACGCATTTGCGCAGTTTCTTACCCGCCTGTTCGACCGTTGGGGTGTGATTCTTCTTGACCCTATGGACGCGGCGATCCACGCGTTAGCTGCTCCGATTTACTGGAAGGCATTGCGCCAGGCTGTCGAGTTTCGTTCGTTGCTTCAGGCGCGTTCAATTGAACTCGTCAAAGCGGGCTACCACGCCCAGGTCCACATTGCTGAAGATTCGACCCTGCTCTTTGCTGATCGGGAAGGGAACCGCCTGCCGGTGCACGGCCCTGCCGCCGGCGGGAAAGAGTTTTCGATCGGCGACCGCCAAACGGCTTCTTTCAGCGAGCTGGAGAACGAGATCAAAGATCGGCCGCTTAATTTCTCTGCCAACGTCCTGCTGCGGCCGGTTGTGCAGGACTCGCTGCTGCCAACCATTGCTTACGTTGCAGGACCCTCTGAGTTGGCGTATCTCGGCCAGTCGCAGGTGCTCTATTCAGCCCTTAATCGGCCGATGCCCGCAGTCTTTCCCCGCTGCGGCTTCACTCTGCTTGACCGCCGCGTCGAGCGCTGGATGGAGAAATATCAGGTTACCGCCGAAGACGTCTGGCTTGGCCAGGACCATCTTAGTCAGCGCATTGCTGCCACGGCACTTTCGGAAGGCTGGTCCGAACGTTTTGACCAGACGGAGAAGGAATTGGCAGAACTGCTGTCACGGTTGCGAAAGGATATCGAGGTCCTCGACCCCACATTGCTGGATACGCTGAACCACGCGGAAGAAAAGATCCAATATCAGGTCGAAAAGCTCAAAGCCAAATTGACGCGTTCGGTACTCAGCCGTTCGGATGTCCTGGCGCGCCACGAACAGGCCCTTCTTCGTGCCATCATGCCTGAAAAGGAATTGCAGGAGCGGCTTGTCAGCGGGGTGTACTTCCTGGGCCGGGCGGGGTACGGGTTGCTTGACCGCTTGCTCGATCAAATTCCTGCCGATTCTTCGGGGCACTACATCATGAGTTTTTGA
- the carB gene encoding carbamoyl-phosphate synthase large subunit, whose amino-acid sequence MPKRTDIHKVLIIGSGPIVIGQACEFDYSGTQACKALKADGYEVVLVNSNPATIMTDPEFADRTYVEPLTVEYLEAIIARERPDAVLPTVGGQTALNLAIELAEKGILDRYDVKLMGASPTAIKIAEDRLWFKDAMKKIGLEVPRSVLVNTVEGALKVSDQIGFPLILRPSFTLGGTGSGIAYNREELAEKIRFGIDLSPVHEVLVEESVLGWKEFELEVMRDHADNAVVICSIENFDPMGVHTGDSITVAPAQTLTDKEYQVMRDAAFKVIRTVGVETGGSNIQFAVESGTGRMVVIEMNPRVSRSSALASKATGFPIAKIAARLAMGYRLDEIPNDITKKTPSCFEPTLDYVVVKIPKWAQEKFPESDSTLGTQMKSVGEVMAIGRTFKEAFMKGIRSLETGRKPPKPPADREEILRRVSTPNPERLWDLLYAFNAGESVETLAEITQIDPWFLDQVRQMVVMQNELKRFDMAGVPVSVLREAKRLGFSDLHLGELWGVSGPEVRQKRLEHNVRPVFKRVDTCSAEFESFTPYFYSTYEDENEAEPTDRKKIMILGSGPNRIGQGIEFDYCCVHASYALKEQGYETIMVNCNPETVSTDYDTSDRLYFEPLTFEDVMSIVEEERPAGVIVQFGGQTPLNLARQLKAAGVPIIGTSPESINLAEDRKYFGKLLRDMEVPQPENGTAMSVKEALEVAKRIGYPVLVRPSYVLGGRAMVIAYDQKMLANYVRRIEELEGAFPILIDRFLENATEVDVDALSDGTDVVIGGIMEHIEEAGIHSGDSSCVLPSVNIPEETRRSLIDYTTRLARELKVVGLMNTQYAIQNGKVYVLEVNPRASRTVPYVSKATGVPLAKIAARLMVGEKLSSFKLEPELPVGYFYVKSPVFPFQKFPGADSVLGPEMKSTGEVMGCADDFGLAFAKAQLAAGQKIPLKGTVFISVNDHDKPHAVSLARDLAGLGFRLIATRGTAAAIRAAKIKVEKVYKVEEGRPNVVDHIKNSSIDLIINTPLGRGSRYDEKSIRRAAIQHGVTCITTLSAATAAVNGIRAQRDRGIAVACLQELHLEHKVMAQRSGASKTLNTGG is encoded by the coding sequence ATGCCTAAACGTACTGACATCCACAAAGTTCTCATTATTGGTTCCGGGCCGATTGTAATCGGCCAGGCGTGCGAATTCGACTATTCCGGGACGCAAGCGTGCAAAGCTCTCAAGGCCGACGGCTATGAGGTGGTGCTGGTCAACTCCAATCCGGCCACCATCATGACCGATCCCGAATTTGCTGACCGCACCTACGTCGAACCCCTCACTGTGGAGTACCTGGAAGCCATCATTGCCCGCGAGCGTCCTGATGCCGTGCTGCCCACTGTGGGCGGGCAGACCGCGTTGAACCTTGCCATCGAATTAGCCGAGAAGGGAATTCTTGACCGCTACGACGTGAAACTGATGGGCGCCTCGCCCACGGCCATCAAGATTGCTGAAGACCGGCTCTGGTTCAAGGATGCCATGAAGAAGATCGGCCTTGAGGTGCCGCGCAGCGTGCTGGTCAACACGGTGGAAGGGGCGCTGAAGGTTTCTGATCAGATCGGCTTTCCGTTGATCCTGCGGCCCTCGTTTACCCTGGGCGGGACGGGGTCCGGCATCGCCTATAACCGCGAAGAGCTTGCCGAGAAAATCCGCTTTGGAATCGATCTGAGCCCTGTCCACGAAGTGCTGGTGGAAGAGTCCGTGCTGGGCTGGAAAGAGTTCGAGCTGGAAGTGATGCGCGACCACGCGGACAACGCCGTGGTGATCTGTAGCATTGAGAATTTTGACCCCATGGGAGTCCACACCGGCGATTCCATCACCGTGGCTCCTGCGCAGACGCTCACCGATAAGGAATATCAGGTGATGCGCGACGCCGCCTTCAAGGTGATCCGCACGGTAGGGGTCGAGACCGGAGGCTCCAACATTCAATTTGCGGTCGAGTCGGGAACGGGACGCATGGTGGTGATTGAAATGAACCCGCGCGTTTCCCGCAGCTCGGCCCTGGCGTCCAAGGCCACAGGCTTTCCCATCGCCAAGATTGCGGCGCGGCTGGCCATGGGCTATCGGCTGGACGAAATTCCCAACGACATCACCAAGAAAACTCCGTCGTGTTTTGAGCCCACACTCGATTACGTGGTGGTGAAAATCCCCAAATGGGCCCAGGAAAAGTTTCCCGAATCCGACTCCACGCTGGGCACGCAAATGAAGTCCGTCGGGGAAGTCATGGCGATCGGGCGGACCTTTAAAGAAGCCTTTATGAAGGGCATTCGGTCGCTCGAGACGGGCCGCAAGCCTCCCAAGCCCCCCGCCGACCGTGAAGAGATTCTGCGCCGCGTTTCCACACCCAATCCCGAACGACTCTGGGACCTGCTTTACGCCTTTAACGCAGGCGAGAGCGTGGAGACGCTGGCCGAAATTACCCAGATCGACCCCTGGTTCCTTGACCAGGTCCGCCAGATGGTGGTGATGCAGAACGAGCTTAAGCGTTTTGACATGGCGGGCGTGCCGGTCAGTGTTCTGCGCGAGGCCAAGAGGCTGGGCTTCTCAGACCTGCACCTGGGTGAGTTGTGGGGAGTCAGCGGGCCCGAGGTTCGTCAAAAGCGGCTGGAACACAATGTTCGGCCGGTCTTTAAGCGAGTAGACACCTGCTCGGCGGAATTCGAATCCTTCACACCTTATTTCTATTCCACCTACGAAGACGAGAATGAAGCGGAACCGACCGACCGCAAGAAGATCATGATTCTTGGCAGCGGCCCCAACCGCATCGGGCAGGGAATCGAGTTCGATTACTGCTGCGTCCATGCGTCGTACGCGCTGAAGGAACAGGGATACGAGACGATCATGGTGAACTGTAATCCCGAAACCGTCTCGACCGATTATGACACCTCAGACCGCCTCTACTTCGAACCGTTGACCTTTGAAGACGTCATGTCGATTGTGGAAGAAGAGCGCCCGGCCGGCGTCATTGTCCAGTTTGGCGGCCAGACGCCCCTGAATCTTGCCCGACAGCTCAAGGCGGCAGGCGTCCCGATCATTGGCACATCGCCGGAATCCATCAATCTGGCCGAAGATCGCAAGTATTTCGGAAAACTGCTCAGAGACATGGAGGTCCCCCAGCCCGAGAACGGGACAGCCATGAGCGTGAAAGAGGCCCTCGAGGTCGCCAAACGGATTGGCTATCCAGTGCTCGTCCGGCCGTCATACGTCCTGGGCGGGCGCGCCATGGTAATTGCGTATGACCAGAAGATGCTGGCGAACTACGTGCGCCGAATCGAGGAACTGGAAGGCGCATTCCCCATCCTGATCGACCGCTTCCTGGAGAACGCTACCGAAGTAGACGTGGACGCGCTTTCTGATGGAACAGACGTTGTGATCGGGGGCATCATGGAACACATCGAGGAGGCCGGCATCCATTCGGGTGATAGTTCCTGCGTCCTGCCCTCAGTGAATATTCCCGAGGAAACCCGCCGCAGCCTGATCGACTACACCACCAGGCTGGCTCGTGAACTGAAGGTGGTGGGATTGATGAATACTCAGTACGCCATCCAGAACGGAAAAGTTTACGTGCTGGAGGTCAATCCCCGGGCGTCGCGGACAGTACCCTACGTGAGCAAGGCGACCGGCGTGCCCCTGGCCAAGATTGCGGCTCGATTGATGGTGGGCGAGAAACTGAGTTCCTTCAAGCTCGAACCTGAACTCCCAGTCGGTTATTTTTATGTCAAGTCCCCAGTCTTTCCGTTCCAGAAATTTCCGGGTGCTGATTCGGTGCTGGGGCCGGAAATGAAATCCACCGGCGAAGTGATGGGCTGCGCCGACGACTTCGGGCTTGCCTTCGCCAAAGCCCAGCTTGCCGCCGGCCAGAAGATACCGCTGAAGGGCACCGTCTTTATTTCCGTCAACGACCACGACAAGCCCCACGCCGTCAGCCTGGCGCGCGACCTTGCCGGGCTGGGCTTCCGGCTGATCGCCACAAGGGGGACCGCCGCGGCCATTCGCGCGGCGAAAATCAAGGTGGAAAAAGTCTATAAAGTGGAAGAGGGCCGGCCGAATGTGGTTGACCACATCAAGAATTCCTCCATTGACCTGATCATCAATACGCCTCTTGGCCGCGGCTCGCGCTACGATGAGAAATCCATCCGCCGCGCGGCCATCCAGCACGGAGTGACCTGCATTACGACACTTTCGGCCGCGACGGCCGCTGTTAACGGTATCCGCGCCCAACGCGACCGCGGCATTGCGGTCGCCTGTCTTCAGGAGCTTCATCTGGAGCACAAGGTGATGGCCCAGAGGTCTGGCGCCAGTAAAACGCTCAACACGGGTGGCTGA